A genomic stretch from Verrucomicrobiota bacterium includes:
- a CDS encoding cytochrome c, translating into MPEILMKMILKASLVAALCCLAGTALAADSAALWDKHCASCHAKDGSGNTRMGKKVGVKDYRDAKVQEALKDDKAFKAIKEGLTEKGEEKMKPLGDKLTDAEIMELIKFLRSLKKAP; encoded by the coding sequence ATGCCGGAGATTCTTATGAAAATGATTCTGAAAGCCAGTCTGGTCGCGGCGCTTTGTTGCCTCGCCGGGACGGCCCTCGCCGCTGATTCCGCCGCGCTCTGGGACAAACATTGCGCCTCTTGCCACGCCAAGGATGGAAGCGGCAACACCCGCATGGGCAAGAAGGTCGGGGTCAAAGATTATCGTGACGCGAAAGTTCAGGAAGCGTTGAAGGATGACAAAGCCTTCAAAGCGATCAAAGAGGGTCTCACCGAGAAAGGCGAGGAGAAGATGAAGCCGCTCGGGGACAAGCTCACGGACGCGGAGATCATGGAGCTGATCAAATTCCTGCGCAGTTTGAAGAAGGCTCCTTAG
- a CDS encoding NnrS family protein — MRVLPLPSLAWQEAQCLSQSAAESAARAVPARQQSAATRLAFRIIFIRISGIDHARKIIEVNDPWQGQAVRRGRASPPRRAARRTRNTSGASASLRCCDGQIYVAYATRTCPCRLGSLGTCSPYHEAHKRIRIALGNRSALTETPRANTDQAMAGLSRRATVADLAQEPFRIFFPTGVLAGITGVLLWPLHFWGFSSFYPGQGHARIMASGFFGAFVFGFLGTALPRMLSAEPLGLRNVLLILSLHVSMVTAYAMQKILWGDRIFLALLTLFAVLMLNRARKRQDTPPPGFVLVGLAFACALSGAALAVFQPGGEEGGAYWVLLQRLLSYQGFVLLPILGVGPFILPRFFGQKSSHDFPEMLAPSAEWRKKAARALVAGIVIVASFFLEVEGWHRSAYAVRFATALGYLALEFPFSRRGTEAGNALATSLRIAFAALVGGFILIALVPAYRVSLLHLTLIGGFAVMTFTVATRVVFGHSGNLPKLRERHGWLLIAVGLMLLGMATRVSGDFWPKIMVSHYNYGAIAWIGGVLVWAWRVFPKLLQAEGE, encoded by the coding sequence ATGCGGGTGTTGCCGCTTCCATCCTTGGCGTGGCAAGAGGCGCAATGTTTGTCCCAGAGCGCGGCGGAATCAGCGGCGAGGGCCGTCCCGGCGAGGCAACAAAGCGCCGCGACCAGACTGGCTTTCAGAATCATTTTCATAAGAATCTCCGGCATCGACCACGCCCGGAAAATTATCGAGGTGAACGATCCTTGGCAAGGTCAGGCGGTAAGGCGAGGTAGGGCGAGTCCGCCCCGGCGAGCCGCTCGACGTACCCGGAACACGTCCGGTGCAAGCGCATCTCTGCGATGCTGCGATGGACAAATCTATGTTGCATATGCAACACGAACTTGTCCATGCCGCCTCGGCTCGCTGGGGACATGCTCGCCCTACCACGAGGCTCACAAGAGGATCCGGATCGCGCTTGGCAACAGGAGCGCTCTTACGGAAACTCCGCGGGCGAACACAGACCAGGCTATGGCAGGCTTATCACGGCGCGCGACCGTTGCGGATCTGGCTCAGGAGCCGTTTCGCATATTTTTCCCAACCGGCGTGCTGGCCGGGATTACCGGGGTTTTGCTGTGGCCGCTGCATTTCTGGGGATTCAGCAGCTTCTATCCGGGCCAGGGCCACGCGCGGATCATGGCCTCCGGATTTTTCGGAGCGTTCGTCTTTGGATTTCTCGGCACGGCGCTGCCGCGCATGCTATCCGCCGAGCCGCTGGGCTTGCGCAACGTCCTGCTGATTCTCTCTCTGCACGTCTCGATGGTAACGGCCTACGCGATGCAGAAGATACTTTGGGGAGATCGAATCTTCCTGGCGCTATTGACGCTGTTCGCGGTCCTGATGCTCAACCGCGCGAGAAAACGCCAGGACACGCCGCCGCCGGGGTTCGTGCTCGTGGGATTGGCCTTCGCGTGCGCGCTTTCCGGAGCCGCGCTGGCGGTGTTCCAGCCCGGCGGGGAGGAAGGCGGGGCTTACTGGGTCCTCTTGCAGCGGCTGCTGTCGTATCAGGGATTCGTGCTGCTTCCGATTCTCGGCGTGGGGCCATTCATTTTGCCGCGGTTCTTCGGGCAGAAGAGCTCGCATGATTTTCCCGAAATGCTCGCCCCCTCGGCCGAATGGCGGAAGAAAGCGGCCCGGGCGCTGGTTGCGGGAATCGTGATCGTGGCGTCGTTCTTCCTGGAGGTCGAAGGCTGGCATCGCTCGGCCTATGCGGTTCGATTTGCGACGGCCCTGGGTTACCTCGCCCTGGAATTTCCATTTTCCAGGCGCGGAACCGAGGCAGGCAACGCGCTGGCCACGTCGTTGCGAATCGCGTTCGCCGCTCTGGTCGGCGGATTTATTCTGATCGCGCTGGTTCCGGCTTATCGCGTGAGCCTGCTGCACCTGACGTTGATCGGCGGCTTTGCTGTCATGACGTTCACCGTCGCCACGCGGGTTGTCTTTGGCCACAGCGGCAATCTGCCCAAGCTGCGGGAACGCCATGGCTGGCTTCTGATCGCGGTCGGCCTGATGCTGCTCGGCATGGCGACGCGCGTCAGCGGCGATTTCTGGCCGAAGATTATGGTTTCCCACTATAACTACGGCGCGATCGCCTGGATCGGCGGCGTGCTGGTCTGGGCTTGGCGTGTTTTCCCCAAGCTGTTGCAGGCTGAAGGGGAATGA